ACAGCAGTTTCCGACAGAGCGTGGATGGAGCTACGGCCTGCTCACCATGCGTCAGTGGTCGATCGGCGACGATGATGGACGCATGACGAGGGCAATAGTCGTGCTGGTACTGGCGATCGGCCTCCTGCTGTTGATCTGCTGCGTGAACGTCGCGAACTTGTTGCTGGTTCGTGGCGTGGTTCGTGAAGGCGAGCTGGCGATTCGGGTGGCGCTGGGGGCGTCCAGTTGGCGCATCGCGCAACAGTTGCTGACTGAGGGCGCAATGTTGGCGTTTGTCGGAGGCGCTGCCGGCCTCTTGCTCGCCTGGGGAATGCGCCCCGTCTTCCGCATGCTCAACCCTATCCAGCCTCACTCATTCGGTGAGGTCGCCACCGATTTCCGGATGGATACACGCGTGTTCATCTTCTGTTTCACCATTTCCATTCTGAGCGGACTCATGTTCAGCCTGCTGCCGACGTTGAAGCTGGTGAAGCTGCGCAATGTGATTGCAATGCTACGGCAACGCGAACATCGCGTCGGCGGCACCGCGGCACGCAGAGGATGGTTGCGCGCCCTGGTCGTAGCAGAGATCGCTATTGCGGTCTCGCTGTCCTTTGGCGGCGCGCTTCTGACTAAGAGCTTCTATGGTTTGGCAGGGCTTGATTTAGGTTTTCGTCCAGAACACTTGCTGACCATGCAGTTGCCACTCTCCGTCACTGAATACCCACACGAGACCCAGAAGGTCGCATTCCTGGATCGGGTTCTCGAACGCGTGCGCGCTTTGCCGGGAGTCGAAGCGGCAGGAGTCACTACGAGCCTCCCGATGCAGGAGTTCTCACCCGACACCGTGTTCACCGTGGAAGGCCGTCCTCCTCGCAATCCTTCCGATGTGCCAATTACCGCGCTGCGGCACGTGAGCCCTGGATACGCCGAGACTCTGGGTCTGATGCTGCTGGAGGGCCGGATGATCACCGCCGAGGATCGGGCTGACACACTACCGGTCGCTGTTATCACGGAGGAGATGGCGCGCCAGGCTTTTGGAGATGGCGATCCGATTGGAAAACGCCTGCGACGCGGCCGCCAGCAGGACACGATTTATCCGTGGCTGGTCGTGGTTGGAGTCGTAAGAGATGCAAAGGAGGATCGCCTAAATTTCCGCATTGCGCGGCCAGTCCTCTACATTCCATATGCTCAGCGCACCAATCCACCTTCTGGGGTCTTAATGGGCTTGGTTGTACGTACAACGGCTGATCCATCCGTGACCGCCAACTTCATACGAACATCGATCCACGACATCAATCCTTACGAGCCCGTGCTCGATGTCAGCAGCATGGACGCGATGCTGAATTCCGTGCTCTCCTCCGACCGCTTCAGCGCGCGAGTCATGGCAATGCTGGCGGCAGTTGGGCTGTTCCTGGCGGCGATAGGCCTCTATAGCGTCATCGCCTATTCGGTGACGCAGCGCACTGGAGAAATCGGCTTGCGTATGGCCTTGGGCGCGCAGCCTCGCAGCGTCATTGGACTGATCGCGCGCGAAGGCGGCGCGCTGGTCGGGTTTGGCCTCGTGGTCTCACTGCCATTCATGTTCGTCGTGGCCAGACTGCTTTCGAGCGTGCTATTTTCCGTGAGCGCCGGCGATCCCGCGATTTTGCTCGGGATCGTCTTACTTCTCACCTTTGTCGCACTCACGGCTTGCTTCGTGCCGACGATGCGCGCCATCCGGCTCGATCCATTGAGAGCTTTGCGCTGTGAGTAATACTCGGTGCACTACATACTCATGCCGCCGCCCATCTTGTCCCAGACCTTCCAGAATTCAGCCATCTCCTGGGGATTTCCCAGGGACACGCGGACGTGTGTATGCATCGCTGGGAATTTTCGCCCGATCAGGATGTTGTTCTTGCGGAAATGTTCAATCACTTCTTCGGCAGGGCGATGAGCATTCATCATCACGAAGTTCGCCTGTGAGTCAATGGGCTTCAGCATGCGCGCCATCGCCTGGTTGAAGAATTCCTGGCGATCATCGGCATTGCGTTTTGCCGCGGCGGCCAGGCTTTCGCTATCGCGCAGCGCAGCCAGCGCTGCTGCGGACGCCATTGCATTGATGTTGATGATAGTGGCGTACCGTCGCAAACTTTCTGCGATCGCGGGCGATGCGACAGCATAACCTAGCCTAAGTCCAGCTAGTCCGTAGATCTTCGAGAACGTGCGAGAGACGATCACGCGGTCATCGTTTACCGGGGTGTCGATAAACGATTTGTACTGCTGCGACGAAGCGGCGAAATGGTGGTAGGCCTCGTCGATGAGTAGGTGCGATGAGCTCGGCAAACGAGAGATGAGGCCCTGGAGATCATTTCGGGGAGTCAGCGATGCTGTCGGATTATTCGGATTGCAGACGTAGATGAGCGACCCTGCATTTTTTGTCGCCGCGAGCATCGCGCCTACGTCGTGTGCGTACTCATGCGTGAGCGGCACGCTTGCAACTGATGCCCCGGCCACACGCGCATAGTGGTCCATGGCTTCATACGTCGGTGTGGCTTGCACAAGTTGATTGCCGCTTCCGAGCAGCGCCATAGCCGTCATGCGCAGGATCTCGCTTGAGCCGCATCCCAGCACGATCTGGCTTGGCCGCACGCGGTGTAAAGCAGCGATCTCTTCCCCCAGCTCTCCGTAAAACGCAAACGGATATCGATTCGCTTGGCCCAAAGCGCTCTGCAGGGCATTTACCGATTTGGGCAAGGGGCCGTAGGCATTCTCGTTGCTATTTAGCAGGATCGGTCCCTGAGCGGTTTCAGTGCGAGCAGGTTCAAAGCTGACGGCCGCATTCGCCAAAGACCGTATCGGCGTAAGCCCGACAGCAGCGCTAACGCCGAGACCGCGCAGAAACACTCTACGTGATGCGTGCATATGTTCTCCCCTGACCTCCCACGACGTTAGCAGTGCTTATTGAATCACCAATGTCAGGTTCACACTGTGGCTCAAGTTGCCACTGGTTCCGGTAACAACCAGCGGATAGGTGCCGGGCTGCGCCGGTTTATTCACGCTGATCGTCAAGGTTGAGTTGCCCGAGCCCGAGATTGTAGAGGGACTAAACGACGAACTCGTCCGGCTCGGAACTCCACTTACGCTCAGCGTAACAGTTCCTGCGAAACCATTCACTGGCGCCACTGAAACTGTATATGTTCCCTGAGATTTGCGGGCAATCGTCCCGCTTGTCGGTGTCGCGGACAAACTGTAATCCGTCGGCGCGCTCAAGACCAATGTGACAGACGTAGTGTGCACGAGTCCGCCACCAGTAGCGGTGATCGTCAACGGATACGTTCCGAGCGGGGTTGATGACGTGGTGTTGACAGTCAGAGTCGAGGATCCTGATCCCGTCACCGAAGTTGGATTGAACGTTGTGCTCGCTCCGCCAGGCAGTCCACTCACGCTGAAGCTCACTGCGCTGTTGAAGCCGCCACTGGCCGAGGCGTTAACCGTGTAGCTTGCGCTCGATCCAGGTGTAACGCTGCGCGATGCTGGAGTGGCCGAGACGCTGAAGTCGGGAATGGACGATACCTGAACAAAGTTCGCAACTGAGGGAACACCTGCGGAGTTCAGGAGAAACAGAAGATAGTAACCGGGAGGCGCGATGTTTCCGTTCGGAGGCCCGGTTACGCTGAGGTGAGTGGCGTCAAGTACTGAAAATGACAAGCCGACGAGCCGCTGGTCCATACCAAACGCGTGCGTCGCGGCGCCTGCGCGCACCAACACAACAGAAGAGATATTAGCCGCATTTGGGCTGTCCACTGTGAAAGCGCCACCATAATTGATGCCCGCCGGAGATGCTGTAATCGTTGGCTGCGTCGCAGGTACTACATTGCCTAGTCCGTCAGTCGTGAACAAGTACGCTGGCTTGTAGATCTCCATGCGTTGTTCGTACGAGCCACGTTGCGGGTTTCCGCCCGCGACCCACACGGTGGCATCAGGCATCAGGAGGGCGACCGAGTGATACAAGCGTGCATAGGCGTTCGCTCCCGCAGAAGAAAAAGTATTTGACGCGGGGTCGTATAGATCTGCGTTTAGGCTGGCAGTGGCGGTGTCTTCGTCGTTGTACGAACCACCAAGAGCCAGAACCTTACCGTCCGGCAGCATCGTCGCGTTCATTTCGATGCGCGGTTGGGACATAGCGGGCCCGAATACCCAGGATGGGCTTGGAGAGGAAAGATCAATGAGCTCGGTTGTAGCAGTCGAGGGATTGCCGCCTCCCAGGATCAACACGCGTGGAGTGTAGTTGTTGGCCGGCGTCAGCGGCAGGAGCACTGAGGTGCCATATGTCCGAGTGCCGCTATATCGAGTTGTGGCGACGTTCGTCCACGTGCGCGCGCCCGGATCGAAAACTCGCGATTGCGTTGTTGAGCCGGAATAGAAAACCTTTCCGTTGGGCAACACGTGCAGACGCGGGTAAAGAGGAGGGGTCCATCCAGCGGCAAATGCTGAGCTCCACCCGCTGCCCGCTGTATAGAACTCGACTGTCGTGTTGGTGCTGCCGTTCTCATCCAGGCCCGAGAATGTTAGGAGCCGCCCATCTCCTAGAACTGTAGTGGTGGGATACCACCGGCCATGCGCCATGTTTTGTACGTCGGTAAACGTGTTGGTCGCAGGATCGTAAACGGAGTTGTTAAGCGCTCCGTGAAATGGATCGTATTGCAGTGTGCCGCCGTTGACCAGAGGACGTCCGTCGGGAAGGATTGACATGCCGTTGCAGAACATGTCCCACCCGACTGGTTGAGTCGTGATCGTTCCGGCCTGGGGATCCCAGAGCCCCGCTCGATAATTCGTGTTGCCTGCCACGTTCCCAGAACCTGAAACAATTAACACCTTGCCGTTGTTCAAGAGTGCGACATGCACCGGATTGATTGGCATGTTGTAGGGCAGCGTAGACCAACTCCCGGTTACGTTGGCTTGCCCCCACGCGAATGGAGTCGTGAACGCAACTGCTAGAAATGCAAGAAACGAGCAGACTGAGACCTTGTCGATACGATGGCGCATAGTGATCCCTCCAAACGGAAAATGGGGCCGTTGGGGGAATGCCAAATGCTAAGACTGAATCGGGAAGCGAAGCTCAAGAAGTCGGAGTGCCGACACACTTGAGATACCGACAGAAGATGAGTCGTATCCTGCGGCACCTTGAATGGATTGTCAATGTGCAAGAGTTTGCACACACAGCGATGAGTAAGAACGACAGGTGACTGGTTCGGAGATAGCGACTAGTGCTCGCTGTCTCGGGTGATGGAGTACAACCGCAGGCGATAAATATGCGGCTGATGTGGATCGAGCATTAACTGTCGTCCTTGATTCGTCTGATCGCCATTCAGGCGCCTCTCCGTGATCCATTTTCCGTCGGCGCGAGTGACCTGCTCAACACCTTCAATGCCAGCAATTCCCGAATCGAGATCAGGATCGCGGGCAATGCTGACGGTTAAGCCGCTGCCTGCAACGTAGAACTCTAAGGGTGCTGCTTGCAGGATCAGCATGGCGCCGTCGTCAGCAACGATGGTCCTTGCCGGCGAGGAACGCGAGAGGGTTGCCTCGAACAGAAATCCTCCCAGGGGAACTGTCTGTGTGGGTCGCGGGCTCGTGGTATGCAGCACCAAACCGCGCGTCATTCCAGCTGCTTGGGCTGCCGGCAAGAGATCGCGCATGCTACCCAGCAACTCGTACGTCTGCATGATCGCGGGTTTAGGATCGTTTTCCGGCAGCTTCAAGCTATCAATCCCAAACGGGCAGAAACCGAAGGCGCGCCCCTGCCCATAAGCATAGAGCGCGTTGAACGAAGCACTATCGAGTCTCGCTTCGGGAATAAAGATCGGATTGCCAGAGATCTGATAGCGCTGCACCCAGTATTCGAAATTAGGCCAATAGATATCGGGCGAGTAGAAATCGATGCTTGAAGCTGCCGCGCGCCAGACCTCCAGATAAGAAGGGTGCGGGCCTCCGCTCGGATACTCGCCTGCCCTTTCCTGCGGCGCAGGGAGCTGCGCGTTGACGTACATGGGCAGCGCGTATTCGCGCTTTCCGGCGTGAACGACAGCTTCGATGTAAGTTGCGTAATTCCACGCCATGAAGGCTTCGTTTGCGGCGTCGCCAAAGACCTCGCTCCAAGTTCGGCCTTGTTGATTGAAATGTGCTGCCAGTTCTGGAGATACCTGAAGGCGTTTGGCTCCAAGCGCCCGGATCAATGCGTCTGGTACGCGTCCCTGAAATTGTCGATTTGCTTCCGCGGAGCGGTCCCGCCCCGGGCCAAGGTAGCCGACTTCATTTTCGACCTGCACCATTAAGACTGTCTGCTGATCGGAATCCTTTTCGCGCACGTGTCGAATCAAGGCCGCGAATGCGCGGCTGTCGGCGCGGCGAGTCTCCGCAGGTAGAGTCGAGAGAATCTCCAGCGGCTTTCCGTCGGGGGATTCGGAGCGAGGGAAGCGCTTGGTGTCGGACTTCACCCAGGCCGGAGCGTAGTTGGAAAAGGCATTCTTCCAACTGCCAAACCACAGTGGCACTAAGTGCATATTGTGTGCTCGCGCGGTATCGATCCAGTGGTCGAGGATGCTGAAGTCGAAGCTGCCTTCCTTTGGTTCGAGCTGCTCCCAGGCGACAGGCATCAGGATTGTGTTCACGTGCATCGCGGCGAGCTTGGGGATGATCGAGTCTGCTTGCGCAGCGGTGCCAGCCGAGGAATTGCCTAGTTCGCCACCAAGGATTAGAAATGGCTGGTCCTTCACGATGAGTTGACCGGTTCCGTTCTCCATACGGATGTGCGGCAATTCGGCGGCATGGACTGCCGCGATGGCAAGTCCGAGGAAGACGACGCTCAGATATATGGGGCGGACAGTGGTTGTCACGAATCCTCCAAGCGCAGAATTATCCGGTCTCTTGGCATTTCCGACTAGTGGGAACATTCGTACGAATTACGCGACCAAATACAATTTCGTGTATCTAAATGAAGTCATCCTGAGAACCAGAAGCTGTAATCGTTCCTTTCGTTTCCTTCATTCGCTGAGAACTGAAAGTGAGCATGGCCAAACCAATCTTACTGAGTGTCGATGACGATACTGACGTTTTGCGGGCGATAGAGCGCGATCTTCGTTCGCAGTACGGCGCTGAATATCGAGTGATCGGTAGCGATTCTCCTGAAGGCGCACTCAATCTGTTAAAGGATTTGAAAATACGCAATGATAATGTGGCCTTGCTCCTGGTTGACCAGCGCATGCCGCATATGGACGGAGTGGAGTTCCTACGGGAGGCGATGGGAATCTTTCCTGAAGCCAAGCGCGCACTGCTGACCGCGTACGCAGACACGAATGCGGCCATTAGCGCTATCAATGAAGCCAATATCAACTATTTCTTTCTGAAGCCCTGGGATCCTCCCGCTGAGCATCTGTATCCGCAATTGGACGATCTGCTCGATGACTGGCAGGCTGGGTTCCGTCCAACGTTTCAGGGAATCCGCGTGCTGGGCACACGCTGGTCGCCGCGTTCGTATGAACTGCGAGACTTCCTCGCACGCAATCACGTTCCATATCAGTGGATTGACGTCGAGCTTTCCGCGAATGATCCGGAGACAAAGCGACTTCTCGAGGCTCTTGGTCCCGAGGCGGCCAATCTTCCTGTCGTGCTTTTCCCAGACGGTACGAGGCTTTTCGAGAGCGTGCCGGCTGACGTGGCGCAGAAGGTTGGGCTGCGAACACGCGCTCAAACCAGCTTCTATGATTTGGCGATTGTTGGTGGAGGTCCGGCTGGCTTAGCTGCTGCGGTTTATGGAGCCTCCGAAGGCCTGCATACGGTGATGGTGGAGCGCGAAGCTCCGGGCGGCCAGGCTGGCATGAGTTCCCGAATCGAGAACTATCTCGGATTTCCAACTGGACTCAGCGGCGGTGATCTTGCTCGACGTGCTGTCGTACAAGCCCAGCGTTTTGGAGTGGAAATCCTGGCGCCGCAGGAGGCGGTCGGCATTCGAACGAAAGGCTCTTACCGAATTATCAAGCTGGCGGATGGAAACGAGATTTCGTGTCACGCGCTGATGATCGCCACGGGTGTGCAGTGGAGGCGCTTGGAAGCTCCGGGAGTCGATCGGTTGCAGGGTGCGGGAATCTATTACGGCGGCGGAGCTACTGAAGCGCTATCGTGCAAGGATGAGATCGTCTACGTTGTAGGTGGGGCCAACTCCGCTGGGCAAGCCGCCATGAACTTTGCTAGATACGCTGCGCGCGTCGTAATTCTCGTTCGCGGCGACTCTCTGTCCAGCACAATGTCTCAATACCTAATCGACCAGATTCAACAAACGCCGAACATCCAGTTGTGGACACACGCCAGCGTGGCCGAAGCGCACGGTGAAGAACATCTGGAAGAGATTTCGGTGCTGTGTTCCGATACCGGCAAGATCGAGCGTGTGCCGGCAAACGCGATGTTTATCTTCATCGGTGCATTGCCGAGGACGGATTGGCTGGCACATGTAGTCGAGAGAGATGAACGCGGTTTCCTGCTGACAGGTCCGGATCTCTTACGTGGCGGGCAGCGCCCGAAGGGATGGGGACTCGATCGGGATCCGTTCCTGCTCGAGACAAACGTCCCCGGCATTTTTGCTGTGGGCGATGTTCGTCACGGTTCGATCAAGCGCGTCGCTTCGGGAGTAGGCGAGGGATCGGTGGCTGTGCAGTTCATCCATCAGTATCTAAGCAAGGTCTAAATGGTCGAGAAATCCGAATTACTTCGCGTTTCGGCTTTTGCCGATCTTCCTAATGACCAGCTCGACTGGTTCCTCTGCCATGCGCAGGAAATGCATCTAGTAGCCGGAGAAATATACGTTCGCGCAGGTGATCCGGCTGACTCGATGTTTGTAATTCTCGAGGGCCAAATGCAGTTCCGCGGCGAATTCGGCGGCGAAACTATCATCATTACGATCAAACCGGGCGAAGTCACTGGGATGCTGCCCTTTTCCCGCATGAAAGAGTTCGGCGTCACTGGCCGGGCTATCACGGAGGGTCGCATCCTGAAGTTCCCGGCTTCATTGTTTCCCGAACTTGTACAAAAGATGCCGGAACTGACGACGCGCCTGGTAGCTCTGATGTCGGACCGGATTAGGGAAATCACTCGCATCGAGCAGCAGCGGGATCGCCTGGTTTCTCTAGGAAAACTCTCGGCTGGACTGGCTCATGAACTCAACAATCCCGCTTCTGCTGCGACACGCGCAACGAGTCAACTGCGGAGTATTCTCAAAAAGATCAGAGACGCGAGTCTCGAATTGGGAAAGCGCAATCTCACTCCTGGGCAGAAATCAGAGATCGAGAAACTCGAAGTCTCGTTCACGCAGACGGATGTCCTTCCACCCGATGCGCTGACAATCGCCGACCTGGAGGATCAAATCGACTCTTTGCTGCGCAGCCATGGCCAGAACGATCTCTGGCAATTGGCAGCGAGCCTCGCGCGAAGAAACATCAAGCCCGAGGTCCTTGAGTCCTTGTTCGCAAACCTCGATGCCGAAACTGCCCGAGCCGCTCTTGTGCGGATCGCTGCCTCAGTGGAAGTCGCGAGTTTGTTACACGAAATCGAGAGCGCGACTTCGCGCATCTCCGACCTGGTTCGCGCGATCAAGGAATACACCTACATGGACCAGGCCCCGATACAGAACGTGGACATCGTCAAGAGCCTGGAAACCACACTCACCATCCTGAATCACAAGTTGAAACACGGAGTAGTCGTGAAGCGCGATTATCAGCCCGTGCTTCTCGTGAATTCATTCGGAAGCGAGTTAAACCAGGTCTGGACCAACATTATCGACAACGCGATCGACGCCATGCACGGAAAAGGAGAACTGCGAGTCCGTACCTATCGTGACGATGGTTGCGCTGTAGTCGAGATCGGAGACACCGGCCCCGGCATCTTACCCGAAGTTCAACCGCACATCTTCGAACCGTTCTTTACGACCAAAGGAGTCGGAGAGGGTACTGGGCTCGGCCTCGACACCGTGCAACGAATCGTGAAGAAACATCGCGGAAACATTCAGGTAACTTCCAAACCCGGGGACACGCGTTTTCAAGTCTGGCTGCCGTTGGCGGAGACTCAGAATTAATTCTTACGAGCTGCTGCGCTGGCCTTCTTCAATAGCGCAATCTGCGCGGTGTGATAGACGCAATGATCGATGGTCCCGTGCAGCAGCGTGTAATTGTCGTGATTTCGGCCAGGGACTTGCTGGTTGAGCTTCTCGTGGGTGCTTGCTTCAATCGCTTCGCGCAACGCTGCGTGTGAAGCTTCGAGGCGAGCGAGAATCGCCTTCCACTCGGCATCCGTTACTCTCCGATTCGTGGGCCAATCGTCCGGCGTGTTTAGGGGCGCAGTGACCGTCTCTCCGAGAAAGCGGCGTAGCTCAATTTCTTCCCAATAGGCGATATGAAGCACGAGTTGGAGGATGGAGTGCTGTCCCACGATGGGAGCGCGTGAAGCTTGTTCAGCGGTCACATCCTTCAATAGAGGCTTTAGCGCAAGACCATGCCAGGCTTCGCCACTTCCATCTCCTTCATACACCGAGCGGTATAATTGGGCAATGCGTGTTACTTCACTCATCGTGATCTCATCCCAGGCAGCAAATTAAACAGAATCGGCAATAGGATTTCGAGAATCAGCCACGAGTTGCTAAATTTTTGCGACTGT
This genomic window from Terriglobales bacterium contains:
- a CDS encoding ABC transporter permease; the encoded protein is MRWSSKLRLRLRSLFQRDAVERELDSELRFHLEEQIAENIASGMKPDEAKYAASRAMGGITQIAEQCREARNVGLVETTWHDLRFGARMLAKNPAFSTVAVLTLAVGIGFNTMSFSAVTALLFGGLPVKDPDRLVLGEALREGFDPAGTSQLQYTVLRGEQKAFASTALSIDRSFLLRGNTEAEQVHVAAVSPGFFETLGTAPILGRDLSREESRPGGPAAVLLAYGFWQRRFGGDPNVIGQSLVLDDRSYSVVGVMPPGFDYPTRTQAWVALEVDPETAPMQLRTAHGSIFVARLREGVSLLQAAQASKESVRHLEQQFPTERGWSYGLLTMRQWSIGDDDGRMTRAIVVLVLAIGLLLLICCVNVANLLLVRGVVREGELAIRVALGASSWRIAQQLLTEGAMLAFVGGAAGLLLAWGMRPVFRMLNPIQPHSFGEVATDFRMDTRVFIFCFTISILSGLMFSLLPTLKLVKLRNVIAMLRQREHRVGGTAARRGWLRALVVAEIAIAVSLSFGGALLTKSFYGLAGLDLGFRPEHLLTMQLPLSVTEYPHETQKVAFLDRVLERVRALPGVEAAGVTTSLPMQEFSPDTVFTVEGRPPRNPSDVPITALRHVSPGYAETLGLMLLEGRMITAEDRADTLPVAVITEEMARQAFGDGDPIGKRLRRGRQQDTIYPWLVVVGVVRDAKEDRLNFRIARPVLYIPYAQRTNPPSGVLMGLVVRTTADPSVTANFIRTSIHDINPYEPVLDVSSMDAMLNSVLSSDRFSARVMAMLAAVGLFLAAIGLYSVIAYSVTQRTGEIGLRMALGAQPRSVIGLIAREGGALVGFGLVVSLPFMFVVARLLSSVLFSVSAGDPAILLGIVLLLTFVALTACFVPTMRAIRLDPLRALRCE
- a CDS encoding aminotransferase class I/II-fold pyridoxal phosphate-dependent enzyme: MHASRRVFLRGLGVSAAVGLTPIRSLANAAVSFEPARTETAQGPILLNSNENAYGPLPKSVNALQSALGQANRYPFAFYGELGEEIAALHRVRPSQIVLGCGSSEILRMTAMALLGSGNQLVQATPTYEAMDHYARVAGASVASVPLTHEYAHDVGAMLAATKNAGSLIYVCNPNNPTASLTPRNDLQGLISRLPSSSHLLIDEAYHHFAASSQQYKSFIDTPVNDDRVIVSRTFSKIYGLAGLRLGYAVASPAIAESLRRYATIININAMASAAALAALRDSESLAAAAKRNADDRQEFFNQAMARMLKPIDSQANFVMMNAHRPAEEVIEHFRKNNILIGRKFPAMHTHVRVSLGNPQEMAEFWKVWDKMGGGMSM
- a CDS encoding galactose oxidase-like domain-containing protein produces the protein MRHRIDKVSVCSFLAFLAVAFTTPFAWGQANVTGSWSTLPYNMPINPVHVALLNNGKVLIVSGSGNVAGNTNYRAGLWDPQAGTITTQPVGWDMFCNGMSILPDGRPLVNGGTLQYDPFHGALNNSVYDPATNTFTDVQNMAHGRWYPTTTVLGDGRLLTFSGLDENGSTNTTVEFYTAGSGWSSAFAAGWTPPLYPRLHVLPNGKVFYSGSTTQSRVFDPGARTWTNVATTRYSGTRTYGTSVLLPLTPANNYTPRVLILGGGNPSTATTELIDLSSPSPSWVFGPAMSQPRIEMNATMLPDGKVLALGGSYNDEDTATASLNADLYDPASNTFSSAGANAYARLYHSVALLMPDATVWVAGGNPQRGSYEQRMEIYKPAYLFTTDGLGNVVPATQPTITASPAGINYGGAFTVDSPNAANISSVVLVRAGAATHAFGMDQRLVGLSFSVLDATHLSVTGPPNGNIAPPGYYLLFLLNSAGVPSVANFVQVSSIPDFSVSATPASRSVTPGSSASYTVNASASGGFNSAVSFSVSGLPGGASTTFNPTSVTGSGSSTLTVNTTSSTPLGTYPLTITATGGGLVHTTSVTLVLSAPTDYSLSATPTSGTIARKSQGTYTVSVAPVNGFAGTVTLSVSGVPSRTSSSFSPSTISGSGNSTLTISVNKPAQPGTYPLVVTGTSGNLSHSVNLTLVIQ
- a CDS encoding DUF5597 domain-containing protein, whose product is MTTTVRPIYLSVVFLGLAIAAVHAAELPHIRMENGTGQLIVKDQPFLILGGELGNSSAGTAAQADSIIPKLAAMHVNTILMPVAWEQLEPKEGSFDFSILDHWIDTARAHNMHLVPLWFGSWKNAFSNYAPAWVKSDTKRFPRSESPDGKPLEILSTLPAETRRADSRAFAALIRHVREKDSDQQTVLMVQVENEVGYLGPGRDRSAEANRQFQGRVPDALIRALGAKRLQVSPELAAHFNQQGRTWSEVFGDAANEAFMAWNYATYIEAVVHAGKREYALPMYVNAQLPAPQERAGEYPSGGPHPSYLEVWRAAASSIDFYSPDIYWPNFEYWVQRYQISGNPIFIPEARLDSASFNALYAYGQGRAFGFCPFGIDSLKLPENDPKPAIMQTYELLGSMRDLLPAAQAAGMTRGLVLHTTSPRPTQTVPLGGFLFEATLSRSSPARTIVADDGAMLILQAAPLEFYVAGSGLTVSIARDPDLDSGIAGIEGVEQVTRADGKWITERRLNGDQTNQGRQLMLDPHQPHIYRLRLYSITRDSEH
- a CDS encoding FAD-dependent oxidoreductase — translated: MAKPILLSVDDDTDVLRAIERDLRSQYGAEYRVIGSDSPEGALNLLKDLKIRNDNVALLLVDQRMPHMDGVEFLREAMGIFPEAKRALLTAYADTNAAISAINEANINYFFLKPWDPPAEHLYPQLDDLLDDWQAGFRPTFQGIRVLGTRWSPRSYELRDFLARNHVPYQWIDVELSANDPETKRLLEALGPEAANLPVVLFPDGTRLFESVPADVAQKVGLRTRAQTSFYDLAIVGGGPAGLAAAVYGASEGLHTVMVEREAPGGQAGMSSRIENYLGFPTGLSGGDLARRAVVQAQRFGVEILAPQEAVGIRTKGSYRIIKLADGNEISCHALMIATGVQWRRLEAPGVDRLQGAGIYYGGGATEALSCKDEIVYVVGGANSAGQAAMNFARYAARVVILVRGDSLSSTMSQYLIDQIQQTPNIQLWTHASVAEAHGEEHLEEISVLCSDTGKIERVPANAMFIFIGALPRTDWLAHVVERDERGFLLTGPDLLRGGQRPKGWGLDRDPFLLETNVPGIFAVGDVRHGSIKRVASGVGEGSVAVQFIHQYLSKV
- a CDS encoding ATP-binding protein, whose amino-acid sequence is MVEKSELLRVSAFADLPNDQLDWFLCHAQEMHLVAGEIYVRAGDPADSMFVILEGQMQFRGEFGGETIIITIKPGEVTGMLPFSRMKEFGVTGRAITEGRILKFPASLFPELVQKMPELTTRLVALMSDRIREITRIEQQRDRLVSLGKLSAGLAHELNNPASAATRATSQLRSILKKIRDASLELGKRNLTPGQKSEIEKLEVSFTQTDVLPPDALTIADLEDQIDSLLRSHGQNDLWQLAASLARRNIKPEVLESLFANLDAETARAALVRIAASVEVASLLHEIESATSRISDLVRAIKEYTYMDQAPIQNVDIVKSLETTLTILNHKLKHGVVVKRDYQPVLLVNSFGSELNQVWTNIIDNAIDAMHGKGELRVRTYRDDGCAVVEIGDTGPGILPEVQPHIFEPFFTTKGVGEGTGLGLDTVQRIVKKHRGNIQVTSKPGDTRFQVWLPLAETQN
- a CDS encoding DinB family protein, translated to MSEVTRIAQLYRSVYEGDGSGEAWHGLALKPLLKDVTAEQASRAPIVGQHSILQLVLHIAYWEEIELRRFLGETVTAPLNTPDDWPTNRRVTDAEWKAILARLEASHAALREAIEASTHEKLNQQVPGRNHDNYTLLHGTIDHCVYHTAQIALLKKASAAARKN